One Pleurocapsa sp. PCC 7327 DNA segment encodes these proteins:
- a CDS encoding carbohydrate ABC transporter permease, whose translation MKVFLGLKPILYIFLILYAIITCVPFAWALSASFKPLNEIVAGGLNFIPQNFTLDNYRQIFFESPLFGRWFLNSIFVAVCVTGLNLLFNSMAGYALARISFPGQPLLFGLIVAVLLIPIQVTLIPTYLILKYLGWLNSYQGLIVPNAANATFIFMMRQFFVNFPKELEEAAALDGLNRWETFLYIVLPLAKPALAAQTIFIFMSSWNNFLMPLMILSSAEMFTLPLGLNTFKGLYISYWNYIMAASIVFTLPAIAIYLFFNRYFVAGMLFTGTKG comes from the coding sequence GTGAAAGTTTTTCTCGGACTAAAACCTATTCTCTATATCTTCTTAATCCTATATGCAATAATTACTTGTGTGCCCTTTGCTTGGGCACTTTCAGCCTCTTTTAAACCTCTCAATGAAATTGTAGCTGGTGGCTTAAATTTTATTCCTCAAAATTTTACTCTTGATAACTACCGACAAATTTTTTTTGAATCGCCTTTATTCGGACGCTGGTTTTTAAATAGCATATTTGTAGCTGTCTGCGTTACTGGATTAAACCTTTTATTCAATTCTATGGCTGGCTATGCTTTAGCAAGAATTTCCTTTCCAGGACAGCCATTATTATTTGGATTAATCGTGGCAGTTTTACTAATTCCTATCCAAGTTACATTAATTCCTACTTACTTGATTTTAAAGTATTTGGGATGGCTGAATAGTTATCAAGGACTGATCGTACCGAATGCAGCCAATGCTACATTTATTTTTATGATGCGACAGTTTTTTGTCAATTTCCCCAAGGAACTGGAAGAAGCTGCGGCATTAGATGGATTAAATCGCTGGGAAACTTTTTTATACATTGTTTTGCCTCTAGCTAAACCAGCTTTAGCAGCACAAACTATTTTTATTTTTATGAGTTCTTGGAACAACTTTTTAATGCCATTAATGATTTTATCCTCTGCAGAAATGTTTACGCTTCCATTAGGATTAAATACCTTTAAAGGACTTTATATCAGTTATTGGAACTATATTATGGCAGCATCGATCGTTTTTACACTGCCGGCGATCGCAATTTATTTATTCTTCAATCGTTATTTCGTTGCTGGAATGCTTTTTACAGGCACTAAGGGATGA
- a CDS encoding carbohydrate ABC transporter permease — MKKKSQKKVLQQEASSGYLFMAPSLIILSIFLFLPILYAIFLSFHKVQVLGELSYRFVGSRNFSRILDDERVWIALKNTFDYVIVVVPSQTILALILAAILNASIKGRQLFRVIFFLPTVTSSAVLTLIFIWIYNSNGLLNNLFSHVGLPTYNWLGDPQIALKAIMIMNVWSTVPFFMVIYLAALQDIPSELYEAAKIDGANECDRFFNITLPLLKPVTFFVIVMGIIGTFQLFDQSYIFSNGSGGPNNSTLTVVLLIYQYAFKSLDMGYAAALALMLAGVILIVTLIQRRFFQNEKIY, encoded by the coding sequence ATGAAAAAAAAGAGTCAAAAAAAGGTTTTGCAACAGGAAGCATCTTCTGGATATTTATTTATGGCTCCTAGTCTAATTATTTTAAGTATCTTTTTATTTTTACCAATTCTCTATGCCATATTTTTATCTTTTCATAAGGTTCAAGTTCTAGGAGAGCTAAGTTATCGATTCGTTGGCAGTCGAAATTTCAGCCGAATCTTAGATGATGAAAGGGTTTGGATCGCTTTAAAAAATACTTTTGATTATGTTATCGTCGTTGTTCCTAGCCAAACTATTTTGGCACTAATTCTAGCTGCGATCTTGAATGCTAGTATCAAAGGCAGACAGTTATTTAGAGTTATCTTTTTTCTGCCAACTGTAACTTCTTCTGCTGTTTTAACTTTAATTTTTATTTGGATTTATAACTCTAATGGTTTGTTGAATAATTTGTTTTCTCATGTTGGGTTGCCAACCTATAATTGGTTGGGCGATCCCCAGATAGCTCTTAAAGCTATTATGATTATGAATGTTTGGTCTACTGTTCCGTTTTTTATGGTCATCTATTTAGCCGCACTCCAAGACATTCCTTCTGAATTATATGAGGCAGCAAAAATTGATGGGGCCAATGAGTGCGATCGCTTTTTTAATATTACGTTACCCTTGCTTAAACCCGTTACTTTTTTTGTCATCGTGATGGGAATTATTGGTACGTTTCAGTTATTCGATCAATCTTATATCTTTTCAAATGGTTCTGGTGGTCCCAACAATTCAACACTGACAGTTGTCCTTTTAATTTATCAATATGCTTTCAAAAGTTTAGATATGGGCTACGCTGCTGCACTTGCCTTGATGCTAGCAGGTGTAATTTTGATAGTAACACTAATTCAGCGTCGTTTCTTTCAAAATGAAAAAATCTACTAA